Proteins from a single region of Hydra vulgaris chromosome 12, alternate assembly HydraT2T_AEP:
- the LOC100203426 gene encoding uncharacterized protein LOC100203426 isoform X25, whose translation MRIAVQYIFILTLCGSSHGTSKVKRDISDLKNDPILSSIFAPDKENSRRDRSILNDHHDSNLKKQLLENTDKQKRDADLLPELMTLNSNSNNNEPIISKPIPIPDNDPALLVLDTSQSAVNPSALFANFLPLNSDAQQGSFLSWYPWSGKVNTISNKPYAMSKKSVLPNIFEDINIPLTVDKKDDVPHVHRTSFPVQLRVHSPNENLLGIVPHVPEYGETVASIQTARTLVENTRSSIPHPSDNLAIKAPEDEVIVTKSIIPNTVFTNIPAPATVEKKSVTNEQKRQYIPAMQLNNLFYPQYQQYQIPQYSNYLQYPTINVQQSPIVQPMYPSTIQSLQQQSAISNEPCTDQYPMCTGFAKNNYCFNYPDLMKIQCRKSCGHCIPLLTPVETVIANDTTPNVENQSKSAVIKAANGKDSKKSNDKGSKLTEKVKKVKSKSKIATTVVHKKPNEKLKTQTIKHEEFDGKATVSTSKYKNEGIDEEDSGSGSSGSGLDAEGESGLSEESGSGVNTVNTKSFNVSKILITKNNTKLHTTVKKLLDAKIQGTEKKSRRSKIPDKKQISHPEFSEFKLPVKKSVIPVSSLALADKNGDDIDSGSGDSLIETASTKSKIVSNVTEKSSEQQSAKPLPKVLIKTVKKKNSKSILINVPKSKNKNIGHSHNVSIIAKPKSKKQKIKKQGVNIKIVHKEKKNKAKTKRNQHKISVVKKNKGEKNVTVKVENKSTKNKTNITKKDEQIIVKKQEISQRPENANSAIFASKYPRIDLRAIANALAKYESAALELAGEYPKPAQFDMTEYQRSSIPRPETLYVNNIEQNIQIAELVTKTERDKKNIIPKYLKLSTDVFKDGDSFLDTENADSLDSVRRRFEIPGIEPTLNDYYSETGKINPFSSKQSRYKKSQIMKIKTMNTSSDPYEYLRNMPPGASMEPIEDPRKRSNIPSDHSFPVFLMKVSPADQKYKPEEASKRGKVHHLNAEGLPIDDKENGNNNAPIASSPVEDHHATQQNFVNSALVSPMNIPSYPQAMQFVSPPYMQPGFFQYPGVPALSEEHAAVSPPIGFTVEQLTAPRTSAAFAHEDQVTAENQPKDSLRSKMLSAFFTVKNGEGVSDEGSGGTSNDKIGKSNLVETGSGDGNEDAQKPVISLHNLLKNDLLLSDDKSSNIGKSSSSKSPSNNQQDSSANYLRSNLAALTPESGKSNTDEQSVMSGEHAMSTKMRKTQETNWMRPNPESELASALPESYIDSSVPSKETSSHQNSLNQAFLMENASPRDQIPSKYITTKKAIMQADMVRGQPTSDITKKFINQKKVLSKNLFESFPSQDIAITHLKDDIDKSILMEFPKSPFSSHNVNSFPKEANNPLNTKRFVNKNLLISLNSKSSQNNQNDGNSNRDEIPNFNRDNIQNNIPYLWRQYSNSIVPSTSVASESPDFQMPVQVSFSKQESSLLSAKVGSAKYEQNPIAQIVASKQLDAGSSQNYLNQPGVAVQPLLHNTIESKKQTITQGVRKNLIKQQPDLDCGDDWEGARGDFGTFCYKEIKVKATFDDALAECRRLKGDLFSILNAYENRYLQDNIHERFWIGYRDKGMDGNWNWTDGSKSIYTNWANNADGDDSKRFDCVYVEADQGLWKDAPCNKKQPFLCKKKKEVCPKDWKNLKLNSANGCYKLFETSLGWEDAEHECEKNHSHLASLTSEDEQTMVYQVHSSKSFWIGFNDRENEGDWMWSDRTTSSYTNWAERAPTNGGLSCTSMIDGGKWHDEPCGEKYKFVCKRKGPQPEKNEGLDSDGVLLPVARLMMRPETSPSHIYDDIAKGGLHPVTPKFFWPLLKISKSGLAGNRPMAAHGGVRVVPGGVALDGIHGFLDGGDFHGKCLADPKKCIKGFTIAIHVYFDKIVRQYKKEHCVIDTSGGGKGFTIFIANNKLNYKVVTDEQTWHLQTDLTVEIWEQIVMTWHKDKGLSVFVNGAFKDAETTSKKSVIVSNGPTRLIVGREDKDKGPYSCTKMVVASVAIFTKMLSIEDVPYAFTYGDTVVASYRWLMSGVQESVIPGAPEIEVKNTPTDIDGGIFIDGAKNWLEIDELDPMISDVYSKAKHGFAISFKIKFDQRVREYKEPRYVIDSGGHVGGIRGVSVFVVNDNLYFQVIDSPDEDVLIWKVRVPVYTVRWQRVMMSWRLDKGLWVYLDGAFRGFTKTPITLPEEIKEIPKKLVVGRKIIGPDYAGAQFAFGCLAVYGRYLSHKESSLVFGGADNPFPGIIREVWKNLPGENITVLEKNPDYPNNPTTIEIIENFDAPFNVDNDYGSKVKGYFIAPETGNTTFYLSCSKSCKLFFSADEESKNKTVIISLNKPTWHNQWNKYANQSSKEIYLVAGKFYFLEAIQKGVDASDSLSVGVRMPTGRYQRPISIENLQWRLPGNQHAGLIREVWYNIPGYSISDLTSNINFPSKPSSTEVLDKFDAPFNVDDNYGSRISGYFRAPDTGDYRFYLATDSSGELWLSSDDSESNLVKLITLNGWTDHNQWLKYPEQRSEKIFLVSGQYYFIRVYMKADKLGDCASVAVELPSGHFEGPIKKKHLSWKLTSSKEGPGPKEIIEPLPKPVGLFALNDASVKDILLPGENKIILGDVDLTSGPTGLKDDAFLFKGNRSSYIEIPNDGKLDVKHSLTILANIYPMGEDGPIINFKRDGWGVHLWQFSKTQLFVRFVTREGKMSMQPLGTRVLQLNKWNQVGATYDKSSGVAQLWHDGKMVKSRNIGQVDLLTNAPIRLGAREGDDRFFKGKISCIQIYDRALSADQIGEVKHCPKQSKGSPIDIDDLTVFAQGSGIGPRLEESESVENRIGEDTEEELIVTRCDPSPCLNSGECIDDDKKIDGYKCICTSDFTGKHCQVSKPAAENPVMKRTIISYIKKGEEPIKQTTSKADESLLLYQKIGCYKDDFLNSDLKIKIPEISNLTQDHCVRACAKEDNSSSYFGLQNGVFCFCGNKYGKYGKIADSFCNKVCPGNSEENCGGEFANNLFFFGRSKNYTIKTFTGKQQGAGTDAKIYVELLGDRGNSDFRQLDNAIDKYEPGSADQQTFALPDLGNLKRVRILHDNSGSAPSWFLSKVEVTDELGHTEEFPCNDWLSETQSGGKLERDLFAKSIISKPS comes from the exons ATGAGAATAGCAGTTCAGTATATTTTCATTCTTACACTTTGTGGATCTTCACATGGAACATCCaaag TGAAGCGTGATATATCCGACTTGAAGAATGATCCGATCCTTAGTTCTATTTTCGCTCCTGATAAGGAAAACAGCAGAAGGGATAGGTCAATCTTAAATGATCACCatgatagtaatttaaaaaaacaattgttagaGAACACtgataaacaaaaaagagaTGCCGACTTGTTGCCAGAGTTGATGACATTAAATTCTAATAGCAACAATAATGAACCAATTATCAGTAAACCTATACCAATACCTGATAATGATCCAGCTCTTCTTGTTCTTGATACATCACAATCAGCAGTCAACCCATCTGCAttgtttgctaattttttaCCACTTAATTCTGATGCTCAGCAAG GATCTTTTCTTTCTTGGTATCCATGGAGTGGCAAAGTCAATACCATTTCTAATAAACCTTATGCAATGAGTAAAAAATCTGTATTGCCCAACATCTTTGAAGATATTAATATTCCTTTGACTG TAGATAAGAAAGATGATGTTCCACATGTTCATCGTACCTCTTTTCCAGTACAACTTAGAGTTCATTCTCCCAATGAAAATTTGTTGGGAATAGTTCCACATGTTCCAGAATATG gCGAAACTGTTGCTTCGATACAAACAGCTAGAACTTTAGTTGAAAATACTAGAAGTTCAATTCCACATCCTTCAGACAATTTAGCAATCAAAGCTCCAGAAGATGAAGTTATTGTGACCAAAAGCATTATTCCTAACACTGTATTTACAAATATACCTGCGCCAGCAACTGTTGAAAAAAAGTCTGTTACCAATGAACAAAAGCGTCAATACATTCCTGCAATGCagttaaacaatttgttttaccCACAATACCAACAGTATCAAATTCCACAATATTCGAACTACTTGCAATATCCAACAATTAATGTTCAACAGAGCCCAATAGTGCAACCTATGTATCCATCAACAATTCAAAGTCTGCAACAGCAAAGTGCCAtttcaa atgaacCTTGCACTGATCAATATCCAATGTGTACAGGCTTTGCAAAAAACAACTACTGTTTTAATTACCCTGATCTCATGAAAATTCAGTGTCGTAAATCATGTGGACATTGTA TTCCGTTACTTACACCTGTGGAAACAGTGATTGCAAATGATACCACTCCAAATGTTGAAAACCAATCAAAATCAGCTGTAATTAAAGCAGCCAATGGTAAAGATTCTAAAAAATCTAATGATAAAGGTTCAAAGTTaacagaaaaagtaaaaaaagtaaaatcaaaat ccaAAATAGCAACAACTGTTGTGCACAAAAAACCAAATGAGAAGTTGAAGACTCAAACTATTAAACATGAAGAGTTTGATGGAAAAGCAACTGTTTCAactagcaaatataaaaatgaaggAATCGATGAAGAAGATAGTGGCTCTGGGTCAAGTGGTTCTGGATTAGATGCTGAGGGTGAAAGTGGTCTGAGTGAAGAGTCAGGATCCGGAGTTAATACTGTGAacacaaaatcttttaatgtcagtaaaatcttaataacaaaaaataatacaaaactcCACACAACTGTGAAAAAGTTGTTAGATGCAAAAATTCAAGGTACTGAAAAAAAGAGCAGAAGAAGCAAAATACCTGATAAGAAACAGATATCACATCCAGAATTTAGTGAATTCAAACTACCAGTAAAAAAGAGTGTTATTCCTGTCTCATCACTTGCATTAGCTGATAAAAATGGAGATGATATAGATAGCGGTTCAGGTGACTCATTGATTGAAACTGCttcaacaaaaagtaaaattgtttcaaatgtaaCTGAAAAATCATCAGAGCAGCAATCAGCTAAACCACTTCCAAAAGTATTAATTAAaacagtaaagaaaaaaaactctaaaagcATTCTTATTAATGttccaaaatctaaaaataaaaacattgggCATTCACATAATGTTTCCATTATTGCAAAgccaaaaagcaaaaaacaaaaaatcaaaaaacaaggagtaaatattaaaattgttcataaagaaaaaaaaaataaagcgaAGACAAAAAGAAACCAACACAAAATTTCAG TTGTGAAGAAAAACAAGGGAGAGAAAAATGTGACTGTTAAAGTGGaaaacaaatcaacaaaaaacaaaacaaacattacAAAGAAAGATGaacaaataatagttaaaaagcAGGAGATAAGCCAAAGACCAGAAAATGCTAACTCTGCCATATTTGCAAGCAAATATCCAAGGATTGATCTTCGTGCAATTGCTAATGCATTGGCTAAATATGAATCAGCTGCTTTAGAATTAGCAGGTGAATACCCAAAACCAGCACAATTCGACATGACTGAATATCAAAGATCGAGTATACCTCGTCCAGAAACTCTTTATGTAAACAACATTgaacaaaatatacaaatagctGAACTTGTTACTAAAACCGAacgagataaaaaaaatataataccaaagtatttaaaactttccaCTGATGTTTTCAAAGATGGAGATTCCTTTCTTGATACAGAAAATGCTGATAGCCTTGATTCAGTGAGGCGGCGATTTGAAATTCCAGGAATAGAACCAACTTTGAATGACTACTACTCTGAAACTGGAAAAATCAATCCGTTTTCTTCAAAACAAAGCAGATATAAAAAGAGCCAGATtatgaaaatcaaaacaatGAATACATCTTCAGATCCTTATGAATACTTGAGAAATATGCCGCCTGGGGCTTCTATGGAACCTATAGAAGATCCAAGAAAGCGTTCAAATATTCCATCAGATCATTCGTTTCCAGTGTTTCTAATGAAAGTATCACCTGCTGACCAAAAATATAAACCAGAAGAAG CCTCAAAGCGAGGAAAAGTTCACCACTTAAATGCAGAAGGCTTACCTATTGATGATAAAGAGAATGGAAACAATAATGCTCCTATAGCATCATCTCCGGTAGAAGATCATCATGCCACTCAACAAAATTTTGTGAACTCTGCATTAGTAAGTCCAATGAATATACCTTCATATCCCCAAGCAATGCAGTTTGTTTCGCCGCCTTACATGCAACCTGGGTTTTTTCAGTATCCAGGAGTACCAGCCTTATCCGAGGAACATGCAGCAGTTTCTCCACCAATAGGTTTTACAGTTGAACAGCTCACAGCACCTAGAACAAGTGCTGCTTTTGCACATGAAGATCAAGTTACAGCTGAAAATCAGCCAAAGGATTCTTTAc gaaGCAAGATGTTAAGTgctttttttactgtaaaaaatGGAGAGGGTGTTTCAGATGAAGGATCTGGCGGAACCTCAAATGATAAAATAggaaaaa GCAATTTAGTTGAGACAGGGTCAGGCGATGGTAATGAAGATGCACAAAAACCAGTTATTTCACTTCATAACCttcttaaaaatgatttactgTTATCAGATGACAAATCATCTAATATCGGAAAATCTAGCAGTTCAAAAAGCCCATCAAACAACCAACAGGATTCCTCTGCAAATTATTTGCGGTCTAACTTAGCAGCGCTTACTCCAGAGAGTGGAAAGTCAAATACTGATGAACAATCTGTTATGTCTGGTGAACATGCAATGTCTACAAAAATGAGAAAAACTCAAGAAACTAACTGGATGCGTCCAAATCCCGAGTCTGAACTAGCATCAGCATTACCTGAATCATACATAGATTCTTCAG TTCCTTCAAAGGAGACTTCTAGTCATCAAAATTCAT TGAACCAAGCATTTTTAATGGAAAATGCTTCACCGCGCGATCAAATACCATCAAAGTATATTACAACCAAAAAAGCAATAATGCAAGCAGATATGGTACGAGGACAACCAACATCtgatataactaaaaaatttattaaccaaaaaaaagttttgagtaaaaacttatttgagaGTTTCCCATCCCAAGATATTGCCATAACTCATCtaaaagatgatattgataaatCTATTCTTATGGAGTTTCCTAAATCACCTTTTTCATCTCACAATGTAAATAGTTTTCCTAAAGAAGCTAACAATCCTTTAAACACAAAAAGATTTGTAAACAAGAACTTATTAATATCTTTGAACTCAAAATCatctcaaaataatcaaaatgatGGAAATTCTAACAGAGATGAAATACCTAATTTTAACAGagataatatacaaaacaatatTCCATACTTATGGAGACAGTATTCTAACAGTATAGTTCCAAGTACTTCTGTTGCTTCTGAATCTCCAGATTTTCAAATGCCAGTTCAAGTTTCATTCAGCAAGCAAGAATCTTCTTTACTTTCTGCAAAAGTAGGTTCTGCAAAGTATGAACAAAACCCTATTGCTCAAATTGTAGCAAGCAAGCAGTTAGATGCTG GTTCTAGTCAGAATTATCTTAATCAACCTGGAGTTGCAGTGCAACCTTTATTGCATAATACAAtagaatcaaaaaaacaaacaataacacaAGGTGTTcgtaaaaaccttataaaacaACAACCAGATCTTGATTGTGGGGATGATTGGGAAGGTGCTCGCGGAGATTTTGGAACATTCtgttataaagaaattaaagtaaaagcTACATTTGATGATGCCCTTGCAGAGTGTCGAAGACTAAAGGGAGATCTTTTTAgtatattaaatgcttatgaAAATCGATATCTTCAAGATAATATACATGAAAGGTTTTGGATTGGTTACAGAGATAAAg gTATGGATGGTAACTGGAATTGGACTGATGGTAGTAAGagtatttatacaaattggGCTAATAATGCAGATGGTGATGACAGCAAACGATTTGATTGCGTTTATGTTGAAGCTGACCAAGGGTTGTGGAAAGATGCACCTTGcaataaaaaacaaccttttttatgtaaaaagaaaaaagaag tttgtccAAAAGattggaaaaatttaaaacttaattcagCTAACGGTTgctataaactttttgaaacatCATTGGGATGGGAAGATGCAGAGCATGAATGTGAAAAAAACCATTCACATTTAGCAAGTTTAACAAGTGAAGACGAACAAACAATggtttatcag gtGCATTCATCAAAGTCTTTTTGGATTGGGTTTAATGACCGAGAGAATGAAGGAGATTGGATGTGGAGTGATAGAACGACCTCTTCATACACAAATTGGGCTGAAAGGGCACCAACTAATGGTGGTCTAAGTTGTACTTCAATGATAGATGGTGGGAAGTGGCATGATGAACCTTGTGGCGAAAAGtataaatttgtttgtaaaagaAAAGGCCCACAACCAGAGAAAAATGAAGGGTTGGATAGTGATGGAGTATTACTTCCAGTTGCTCGATTAATGATGAGACCTGAAACCTCTCCAAGCCATATTTATGATGACATAGCAAAAGGTGGCTTACATCCAG tgactccaaaatttttttggccTCTGTTGAAGATTAGTAAATCTGGTCTAGCAGGCAATAGACCTATGGCAGCTCATGGTGGTGTTAGAGTTGTGCCTGGGGGGGTTGCTTTAGATGGTATTCATGGCTTTTTAGATGGTGGAGATTTTCATGGAAAGTGTCTAGCAGATCCTAAGAAATGTATTAAAGGCTTTACAATAGCAATACAT gtttattttgataaaattgtcAGGCAGTACAAAAAAGAGCATTGCGTAATTGACACATCTGGAGGAGGTAAAGGCTTCAcaatttttattgctaataacAAACTGAATTATAAAGTTGTTACAGATGAGCAAACATGGCATCTTCAAACAGATCTCACTGTAGAAATTTGGGAACAAATTGTTATGACCTGGCATAAAGATAAAGGATTATCAGTGTTTGTTAATGGAGCCTTTAAAGATGCAGAAACTACAAGTAAAAAGTCTGTTATAGTTTCTAACGGACCCACACGTTTAATTGTTGGCAGAGAAGATAAAGATAAAGGCCCATACTCATGTACAAA gatgGTTGTGGCCTCAGTTGCTATTTTCACCAAAATGCTTTCAATTGAAGATGTACCGTATGCATTCACTTATGGAGATACTGTTGTTGCCAGTTATCGATGGCTAATGTCAGGTGTTCAAGAATCAGTTATTCCTGGTGCACCTGAAATTGAAGTAAAGAATACCCCAA ctGATATAGATGGAGGTATATTTATTGACGGAGCAAAAAATTGGTTAGAAATTGATGAGTTAGATCCAATGATTAGTGATGTTTACTCGAAAGCTAAACATGGTTTTGcaatcagttttaaaataaaatttgatcaaCGGGTTAGAGAATACAAAGAGCCACGATATGTTATTGACTCGGGTGGTCATGTGGGTGGAATTAGAGGTGTGTCTGTATTTGTTGTCAATGACAACTTATACTTTCAGGTTATTGATAGCCCTGATGAAGATGTTTTGATATGGAAAGTTCGAGTTCCTGTTTACACTGTTCGATGGCAGCGAGTAATGATGAGCTGGAGGCTCGACAAAGGATTGTGGGTATATTTGGATGGCGCTTTTCGGGGGTTTACAAAAACACCTATAACCTTGCCAGAGGAAATTAAAGAAATACCAAAAAAGTTAGTTGTTGGTAGAAAAATCATAGGGCCTGATTATGCTGGAGCGCAATTTGCCTTTGGTTGTTTAGCTGTTTATGGTCGATACCTTTCACACAAAGAGTCAAGTTTGGTTTTTGGTGGAGCTGACAACCCATTTCCTGGCATTATTAGAGAAGTGTGGAAAAATTTACCAGGAGAAAATATTactgttttagaaaaaaatcctGATTACCCAAACAACCCAACAActattgaaataattgaaaattttgatgctCCGTTTAATGTTGATAATGACTATGGCTCTAAAGTGAAAGGCTATTTCATTGCACCTGAAACTGGaaatacaacattttatttgtCATGCAGTAAATCTtgtaagttgttttttagtgcTGATGAAGAATCAAAGAACAAGACTGTAATAATTTCTCTTAATAAACCAACATGGCACAATCAATGGAACAA atatGCTAACCaatcatcaaaagaaatttatttagttgctgggaagttttattttcttgaagCAATTCAGAAAGGTGTTGATGCAAGTGATTCACTTAGTGTTGGTGTTCGTATGCCTACTGGAAGATATCAAAGGCCAATTAGTATAGAAAATCTGCAATGGCGTTTACCAG GTAATCAACATGCAGGTTTAATCAGAGAAGTGTGGTATAACATACCTGGCTATTCTATATCAGATTTAACATCAAACATTAACTTCCCATCTAAACCATCCAGTACAGAAGTGCTTGATAAATTTGATGCTCCTTTTAATGTAGATGATAACTATGGCTCACGAATATCAGGGTATTTTCGTGCTCCTGACACTGGCGATTACAG gTTTTATTTGGCAACTGATAGTAGTGGAGAACTTTGGCTCAGTTCAGATGATAGTGAAAGCAATCTTGTTAAGCTAATTACACTGAATGGTTGGACTGATCATAATCAGTGGCTTAA GTATCCTGAACAGAGGTCTGAGAAAATATTTCTGGTATCTGGTCAGTACTACTTTATTCGTGTTTACATGAAAGCAGATAAGTTAGGAGACTGTGCATCTGTTGCTGTTGAATTACCAAGTGGTCATTTTGAAGGACCAATTAAAAAGAAGCATCTATCTTGGAAACTTACTAGCTCTAAAGAAGGACCTGGACCTAAAGAGATTATTGAac cccTACCTAAGCCAGTTGGTTTGTTTGCTTTAAATGATGCCTCAGTAAAGGACATTTTACTTCCAggtgaaaacaaaataattcttgGTGATGTTGATCTAACTTCGGGACCAACAG gccTTAAAGATGATGCATTCTTGTTCAAAGGGAATCGTTCCTCATACATTGAAATACCAAATGATGGAAAATTAGATGTAAAACACTCTTTAACAATCTTGGCAAATATATATCCAATGGGTGAAGATGGTcccattattaattttaaacgaGACGGTTGGGGAGTTCATTTATGGCAGTTTAGTAAGACACAACTTTTTGTTAGATTTGTAACACGTGAAGGAAAAATGAGTATGCAGCCTTTGGGTACAAGAGTGTTACAA CTCAATAAATGGAATCAAGTTGGTGCTACTTATGACAAAAGTTCTGGTGTAGCTCAATTATGGCATGATGGGAAGATGGTTAAAAGTAGAAATATAGGACAAGTAGACCTTTTGACTAATGCACCCATTAGACTTGGTGCCAGAGAAGGTGATGACCGTTTTTTCAAAGGAAAAATTTCATGTATTCAAATATATGATAGAGCTTTAAGTGCTGATCAAATTGGTGAAGTTAAACACTGTCCAAAGCAAAGTAAAG GTTCTCCAATCGACATTGATGATTTAACAGTATTTGCTCAAGGATCTGGTATTGGACCTCGACTTGAAG AGTCTGAGTCAGTGGAGAACAGAATTGGTGAAGACACTGAAGAAGAACTTATTG taactcGATGCGATCCTAGCCCTTGTTTGAACAGTGGTGAATGTATTGATgatgacaaaaaaattgatgGTTACAAATGCATATGTACTAGTGATTTTACAGGAAAACATTGTCAag